One Solanum lycopersicum chromosome 4, SLM_r2.1 DNA window includes the following coding sequences:
- the LOC101246530 gene encoding protein RADIALIS-like 3, translating into MATNSTWSHHQNKLFENALAIYDIDTPDRWRKLANAVGGKTEEEVKNHYEKLVEDIKHIESGNIPLPNYNGGRNNKGYNFMDEEQRLKYLKLQ; encoded by the exons atGGCCACAAATTCAACGTGGAGTCATCACCAAAACAAGTTATTTGAGAATGCATTGGCCATTTACGACATCGATACACCGGATCGATGGCGTAAATTAGCCAATGCAGTTGGTGGAAAAACAGAAGAAGAAGTGAAAAATCACTATGAAAAACTTGTTGAAGATATTAAGCATATCGAGTCTGGAAATATTCCATTACCTAATTATAATGGTGGTCGTAATAATAAAGGCTACAATTTCATGGATGAAGAACAAAG gCTGAAGTATTTGAAGCTCCAATGA
- the LOC101265919 gene encoding uncharacterized protein isoform X3, with product MEANAPQFKLILGSSSTARKKILGDMGYEFTTMSADIDEKAIRKEKPEDLVMALAEAKAEAIIPRVSIGESEGDAEPTLLITCDQVVVYEGVIREKPSSEAEARQFMKDYANGHAATVSSVLVTNLTTGSRRGEWDKVEIYFHDIPDQVIDKLIEEGIVLYAAGGLIIEHPLVLPYIKEVVGSTDSVMGLPKALTERLIKEVL from the exons ATGGAAGCCAATGCTCCTCAGTTTAAG CTAATTTTGGGTTCATCCTCTACTGCTCGGAAAAAGATTTTAGGCGACATGGGATACGAGTTCACAACCATG TCTGCAGATATTGATGAGAAAGCTATCCGGAAAGAAAAGCCTGAAGATTTAGTTATGGCTCTTGCTGAGGCAAAG GCAGAAGCCATCATACCAAGGGTTTCAATTGGAGAATCCGAAGGGGATGCCGAGCCAACACTTCTAATTACGTGTGATCAA GTGGTGGTCTATGAAGGTGTGATCAGGGAAAAACCATCCAGTGAAGCAGAAGCACGTCAGTTCATGAAAG ATTACGCCAATGGACATGCAGCAACCGTGAGTTCTGTTCTTGTCACGAACCTGACAACAGGAAGTAGAAGAGGAGAGTGGGACAAAGTCGAG ATTTATTTCCACGACATACCAGATCAAGTCATAGATAAACTG ATTGAGGAAGGGATAGTTCTTTATGCAGCTGGTGGCTTGATAATTGAACATCCTCTCGTTTTGCCTTATATTAAGGAAGTG GTTGGCTCGACTGATAGCGTGATGGGTCTCCCAAAAGCTCTCACCGAAAGACTTATAAAGGAGGTTCTTTAG
- the LOC101265919 gene encoding uncharacterized protein isoform X2 — MEANAPQFKLILGSSSTARKKILGDMGYEFTTMSADIDEKAIRKEKPEDLVMALAEAKADAIISKFRKTENPEKVLNPTILVAADTVVVYEGVIREKPSSEAEARQFMKDYANGHAATVSSVLVTNLTTGSRRGEWDKVEIYFHDIPDQVIDKLIEEGIVLYAAGGLIIEHPLVLPYIKEVVGSTDSVMGLPKALTERLIKEVL; from the exons ATGGAAGCCAATGCTCCTCAGTTTAAG CTAATTTTGGGTTCATCCTCTACTGCTCGGAAAAAGATTTTAGGCGACATGGGATACGAGTTCACAACCATG TCTGCAGATATTGATGAGAAAGCTATCCGGAAAGAAAAGCCTGAAGATTTAGTTATGGCTCTTGCTGAGGCAAAG GCCGATGCTATCATATCAAAATTTCGAAAAACTGAAAACCCTGAGAAGGTTCTCAATCCAACAATTCTGGTTGCAGCTGACACA GTGGTGGTCTATGAAGGTGTGATCAGGGAAAAACCATCCAGTGAAGCAGAAGCACGTCAGTTCATGAAAG ATTACGCCAATGGACATGCAGCAACCGTGAGTTCTGTTCTTGTCACGAACCTGACAACAGGAAGTAGAAGAGGAGAGTGGGACAAAGTCGAG ATTTATTTCCACGACATACCAGATCAAGTCATAGATAAACTG ATTGAGGAAGGGATAGTTCTTTATGCAGCTGGTGGCTTGATAATTGAACATCCTCTCGTTTTGCCTTATATTAAGGAAGTG GTTGGCTCGACTGATAGCGTGATGGGTCTCCCAAAAGCTCTCACCGAAAGACTTATAAAGGAGGTTCTTTAG
- the LOC101265919 gene encoding uncharacterized protein isoform X1 → MEANAPQFKLILGSSSTARKKILGDMGYEFTTMSADIDEKAIRKEKPEDLVMALAEAKADAIISKFRKTENPEKVLNPTILVAADTAEAIIPRVSIGESEGDAEPTLLITCDQVVVYEGVIREKPSSEAEARQFMKDYANGHAATVSSVLVTNLTTGSRRGEWDKVEIYFHDIPDQVIDKLIEEGIVLYAAGGLIIEHPLVLPYIKEVVGSTDSVMGLPKALTERLIKEVL, encoded by the exons ATGGAAGCCAATGCTCCTCAGTTTAAG CTAATTTTGGGTTCATCCTCTACTGCTCGGAAAAAGATTTTAGGCGACATGGGATACGAGTTCACAACCATG TCTGCAGATATTGATGAGAAAGCTATCCGGAAAGAAAAGCCTGAAGATTTAGTTATGGCTCTTGCTGAGGCAAAG GCCGATGCTATCATATCAAAATTTCGAAAAACTGAAAACCCTGAGAAGGTTCTCAATCCAACAATTCTGGTTGCAGCTGACACA GCAGAAGCCATCATACCAAGGGTTTCAATTGGAGAATCCGAAGGGGATGCCGAGCCAACACTTCTAATTACGTGTGATCAA GTGGTGGTCTATGAAGGTGTGATCAGGGAAAAACCATCCAGTGAAGCAGAAGCACGTCAGTTCATGAAAG ATTACGCCAATGGACATGCAGCAACCGTGAGTTCTGTTCTTGTCACGAACCTGACAACAGGAAGTAGAAGAGGAGAGTGGGACAAAGTCGAG ATTTATTTCCACGACATACCAGATCAAGTCATAGATAAACTG ATTGAGGAAGGGATAGTTCTTTATGCAGCTGGTGGCTTGATAATTGAACATCCTCTCGTTTTGCCTTATATTAAGGAAGTG GTTGGCTCGACTGATAGCGTGATGGGTCTCCCAAAAGCTCTCACCGAAAGACTTATAAAGGAGGTTCTTTAG
- the LOC101263606 gene encoding 3-ketoacyl-CoA synthase 4, translating to MNGATGTQVNTADGGGGEPVGVQIQQSRRLPDFLQSVNLKYVKLGYHYLISHLLTLCLIPVMAVILIEASQMNPDDIRQLWLHLQYNLVSVIICSAVLVFGSTVYIMTRPRPVYLIDYSCYKAPEHLKAPYERFMQHSRLTGDFDESSLEFQRKILERSGLGDETYVPEAMHQLPPQPSMQAAREEAEQVMFGALDKLFANTSVKPKKIGVLVVNCSLFNPTPSLSAMIVNKYKLRGNIRSFNLGGMGCSAGVIAVDLAKDMLQVHRNTYAVVVSTENITQNWYFGNKKSMLIPNCLFRVGGSAVLLSNKSVDRRRAKYKLVHVVRTHRGADDKAFRCVYQEQDDAGKTGVSLSKDLMAIAGGALKTNITTLGPLVLPISEQLLFFGSLIIKKIFNKHIKPYIPDFKLAFDHFCIHAGGRAVIDELEKNLQLTQVHVEASRMTLHRFGNTSSSSIWYELAYIEAKGRMKKGNKVWQIAFGSGFKCNSAVWQALRNVKPSPDGPWEDCIDRYPVKVVS from the coding sequence ATGAACGGAGCCACCGGCACGCAAGTCAACACCGCGGACGGCGGTGGTGGTGAGCCAGTCGGAGTTCAGATCCAGCAGAGTAGGAGGTTGCCGGATTTCCTTCAGAGTGTAAACTTAAAGTACGTTAAACTAGGTTACCATTACTTGATCTCTCATTTGTTGACTCTATGTTTGATTCCTGTAATGGCTGTGATTTTAATTGAAGCTTCACAAATGAATCCTGATGATATTCGTCAATTATGGTTACATTTGCAGTATAATCTAGTTTCTGTTATTATTTGTTCCGCCGTTTTGGTTTTTGGATCCACAGTTTACATCATGACTCGGCCGAGGCCGGTTTATTTGATTGATTACTCTTGTTATAAAGCTCCTGAGCATCTCAAGGCTCCCTATGAACGGTTCATGCAGCATTCACGGCTCACAGGTGATTTTGATGAGTCGTCGCTTGAGTTTCAGAGGAAGATTCTGGAGCGTTCTGGCCTCGGGGACGAAACTTATGTTCCTGAGGCTATGCATCAGCTTCCTCCGCAGCCTTCTATGCAGGCTGCGAGGGAAGAAGCTGAGCAAGTTATGTTTGGTGCCTTGGATAAATTGTTTGCTAATACCTCTGTGAAACCTAAGAAAATAGGTGTGCTTGTTGTGAATTGTAGTTTGTTCAATCCGACTCCATCGCTTTCAGCTATGATTGTGAACAAGTATAAGTTGAGAGGTAATATAAGGAGTTTTAATCTGGGAGGTATGGGTTGTAGTGCTGGTGTAATTGCCGTTGATCTTGCTAAGGACATGTTGCAAGTGCACAGAAATACCTATGCTGTTGTTGTTAGTACTGAGAATATTACGCAGAACTGGTATTTTGGGAATAAGAAGTCCATGTTGATACCAAATTGTTTGTTTAGAGTCGGAGGTTCTGCTGTTCTGCTGTCTAATAAGTCCGTGGATAGAAGAAGGGCGAAATATAAGCTTGTTCATGTTGTTAGGACACATCGCGGGGCTGATGACAAGGCATTTCGTTGTGTTTACCAAGAACAGGATGATGCTGGGAAAACTGGGGTTTCTTTGTCAAAAGATCTCATGGCAATCGCTGGTGGAGCGCTTAAGACGAATATCACTACATTGGGTCCTCTTGTTCTACCCATCAGTGAGCAGCTTCTGTTCTTTGGTTCTCtgataattaagaaaatattcaatAAGCATATCAAGCCTTACATTCCAGATTTCAAGTTGGCCTTTGATCATTTCTGCATACACGCTGGTGGAAGGGCTGTTATTGACGAGCTGGAAAAGAATTTACAGCTGACACAGGTTCATGTTGAGGCATCTCGAATGACCCTGCACCGCTTTGGAAATACTTCATCCAGCTCTATCTGGTATGAATTGGCGTATATAGAGGCCAAAGGAAGAATGAAGAAAGGTAACAAAGTTTGGCAGATTGCATTTGGAAGTGGCTTTAAATGTAATAGTGCTGTTTGGCAGGCACTACGAAATGTAAAGCCTTCTCCCGATGGTCCCTGGGAGGATTGTATCGACAGGTATCCTGTAAAAGTAGTGTCATAA